One window from the genome of Diabrotica virgifera virgifera chromosome 6, PGI_DIABVI_V3a encodes:
- the LOC114336139 gene encoding CCAAT/enhancer-binding protein gamma, whose protein sequence is MTKTKMPRKAKPKKDGPESGEDSDEYRKRRDRNNLAVKRSRVKSKQKTQETLSRVTELRNENTVLEEKVKTLTKELGFLKELFLAHASNSADKNKFEGVDLNKLLQDPADESTSSGNNT, encoded by the exons ATGACAAAAACTAAAATGCCTAGGAAGGCAAAACCAAAGAAAGATGGTCCAGAATCTGGAGAGGATTCCGACGAGTACAGAAAACGAAGAGATAGGAATAATCTG GCTGTAAAACGCAGTAGGGTAAAATCGAAGCAAAAAACTCAGGAGACATTAAGTAGGGTAACAGAACTCAGAAATGAGAACACTGTACTAGAAGAAAAAGTAAAGACTCTCACTAAGGAGCTAGGCTTTCTCAAAGAACTGTTCCTTGCACATGCATCAAACAGTGCTGATAAAAATAAATTCGAAGGTGTAGATTTAAACAAACTCTTACAGGATCCAGCAGATGAATCTACATCTTCGGGAAATAATACCTAG